The Branchiostoma lanceolatum isolate klBraLanc5 chromosome 5, klBraLanc5.hap2, whole genome shotgun sequence region AGGGAGTATCTAAATTCTAAACTGACTTCTTTCAGCACTTACACTAGGGAAGAGTGATCGCTTCAAAGGTTTACAAACAGCACCTTTACTTACTGTGTAAAAATTTATTCAACGGTGACATTACCACTTGTAATCAATCACACGTTTTCGTCCATTATGGTCAGACAGACAACTCTGAAGGTTATTAGAAAATGAACATCTCGTGAggtactgtagatgcatttagTTCGAgtgatttttatttcgcactaaggcaaaaatggagtgttcgcggcggttttaagttcgtggcagtgctatagtcaccatactgctacagtatttgaaaaaatgtttgcggtggctttaagtttgcggtgaaacggtcgccgtgaaaaccgcgaacatgaaaccactgcaaacatttctgcatttacagtactttgacATACGCCACACGTACGGGTGTTAAATGGACCAAACCCCATTAGGTAATTGTTCATTTTGCGGGGACGTGGATAGGTCTGACGTCATGGTGTCTGCACACGAAGCCACGTTAACTCCACCACTTAAACACAACTTACTCTACTGCACTACCCTCCACATGTCAACCACACCTATCATTTAACATGAATGACCACAGCATTATAAAGTAGTTTGTGCAAGAAACTCTTCAAACTAAAGGATACAATCTTTCTTGCTTGCCCTGCTATTGATAGTGTCAGTAACCTATGTTATGTGGAGTCCACTTGAATCTCCTGTCACAAATAAACTGCTAAGTTCACTCCCGTATGTTAACCACCGACAGAGTCCACTTAAATCTTGTGTCACTGATTGAAGTTCAGTCCTATGTTGACCACAGTACAGTCCATTGAATCTCATGCCACAACTTGAGTGCTAAGTTCAGTGTCCCTTGTGTTGTTGCAGGCTATGGGGATGACATGCTGTTGTCTCCTGTCACCACCGTGCCATCCGCCTACTCGCACAGCGTCAACACGTTCCAGACCCCCACTGGGACGGGACATTCCGACCCCGAGTCCGTCCTCATCCGGGCCATGCCCCTCCCCACATCAGCATCACTGGTCCAACCAATCACACAGCTTCAACAACAAGTCACCATGGTGACGACGGCCACGCCCAATCATCACAGCCCAACCATGGCATCGCCCAATCATCATCAGAGTCCCACCGTGTCCAGCGTACAGCCGCGCATCACCATGCCCCTCACGGCCAGAAGAAAAGCCCCCGTCATGGCGCCGGTTCTCCCGGGAACGACCACGGGAGCGACGGCGCCGCCCAACGTGCCCCGTCAGAATGGCATCGACTCGCTCCTGACTGTCCCCGCGGTCGGGAATCATCTCGGTACGACGAGTAGCCATCAGCAACCTCGCCTGACCTCGCCTAAACCGTCTAACCCCCCGGCGGCGCCGAAGCAGTCGACAACAACACCAACAACGCCCGCTTCGACAACGACAGTCTCAAACCCGCAGGCCCAGGCCGCGGACCTGTCCATGACGGCCGCGGCCTGCGCCATTCTGTCCCAGGCGTCTCCGTTGATGACCATTGCCGACTACATGCAGCAGATGCAGCAGATGCAGCTGGACATGCTCAAGAAGCAGCTGTTGGATCAGCTGAGTCAGAACGCGCCCATCGACCTCTCCAGTAAGAAGCTAGCGGACGCCTCCACCCAGACCGAGGGAAAATGTGTCATCATCAAGGAGGAAAAAGACCCGTACCAACAAATCCAGTAAGAACTCTTTTAGAAAACTAACTTATTTTCCGTTTGTTGACTTGTGAAGTTAATTTTGTCCACCCAGACAGAAGGAAAATGTGTCATCATTAACAGAAAAAAGACTCATACCAACAAATCCAGTAAGAGCTTTGAAAAAAACTAACTTATTTTTCGGTTGCCGACTTGTGAAGTTGATTTCATTTCTCGACAGGTTCCAAAAATCATGTTGTGTTCTTGTTCAGTATTAATACTGTATGTACATCTTGCCCTGTTGTTTGTGACAATGTCCTGACAAGCCCTGCCTTACTATCTGGTGTAGTTCTCTTCCAGTTAGACAACAAAGACTGTACGTAACAGAATCTGCTACAGTTCACAAGTGTGTGCCTCCGTGTATGAGTTCCAGACTGTGTCTTTAACATCGTGATGACGACTATGTTTAGAAGTATCGTGACAGTGACAAATATGTGTCATCCTCCACTCGACTTGCCTTGAAAAAGGCACCACACCCGTCATTAAACAACATGAATAAGAGATGATCTGTTGTGACATGTGATTTATTGTATACATTAAGAACGATTGGTCTTTTTTGCCTAATTTGGCGAGGGTTCTCAAactgtgttttgtttacttctcactcattatcatcatcatcatcatcagtcgactgCAACGCTAGCGACTGTAACTTCTTCTCACTAACATAGTTATGAATATCTTGAGTATCTTTGGGCTGTGATTTTCCTTTCATAGATGTGGAATAATGTTGGGCCCTTAAACCAtgtattttatttgttgcttgtTTCAAATAGTAAAAGTATTGAGTCTAGATATGCAGAAGTGTAGCCTGTGCTATAAAACGATACAAACATGTTGAAAACTGCTGTGCTCAGACATGTAGAGTGTGTTTGAATTATTGTTCAGTACTTGTTTTACCGTAGATCCTCTAACTTTGTCTTCCCTATCAATGTGTTGCaggaattgtaaaaaaaaagaatgtactTTAATGGTGTTTTTGACAACATATTCATTTAGACTTTTCAGTACTGTAAAACTCTTTATTCGCTAGACTTTATCACTTGTGGCATAGACTCTATTATTAGACAGTTACGGTACATGCTGGTGGTTTTGTTGGAGTTTAAATGCCGATGTTATCTTGATAATTGATGTTATGATCCTGCCTAGCATAGAGAGACTACTTTTAGCTATCTCAGCTGTCctaaacacacagacatggaCAAAATATGTTCAATGGATTTCGGGcaataaatacataatgtaAATAAATGTTGTTCATTGTATCACAGGCTGTGAAGTCATTTTTCCTGTTAACTATTCTTTACATTGAGTTTGGACATTTGTGTGCCACTTGTCTGTCCTGTTTTTGTATTCATTACAAATTTTATTTTTCCAATTTAAACGAAATGCTGACTGTAATTTTGAATTTGCCATTGGTTTGTACAATATCCTTCATTCGTACAATTATGATCTTATCCTAACTGTAAAATGCTGCACGACACAAAGAAGTACAAGTGTCAATGTGTCATTCATTTTCtaattttcctacatgtatttcaaaatacAGGAATTATCacaatttttcatcattttgtcaGAGATGATTTACAACGACAGCAAATTACAAGTAGTTTACAGCTAAAATATAACAAGGATCATATACAAAAAGTTCATTTTCTCCCTTTTctattgttttttcattcccACATTCGTAATTCTTCTTACATCTCCACACGTAGCAAACTGACACACCACAAACACACCTGCACACCATTCTTACATCATAACAAACACACTTCAACGGTACACAAACAACGTGATCACGCGGACGTTAGTGACATGCGGATGGTTACGAACATCAATCTACGAATAAAAATTAATGCGTGTCGTTAGCTATACCCCTAAGCATGGTTACAGACAGTGTAATATTCGACTATTGTCATTGTTCAGTATGTGTAAGTATAAATATCGGcaacaccaatttcatttcttggttccCAGATTTTTGCAGAAAATAAACGATTTAGGAAACGACCAAAACTAAAAAAATAGGCAGGCATGCTTGCACAAATcaattgttatgttatgatcttgataaaacaaaatgtaGGAAAAGGTATTTCAAATGAACAACACAACAGAGTGCAAGAACTGCTTTCTTCAACTGTCCGTGCCAAATGTTAGACAATGGTACATAATAATATGGTCTTCCTTCTTCACATCAGAAAAATAGAATGCAGATCGtagaaacaaaaaatcaaattggtgttgACTATATTAGGTTCATACTTAAggcaatatttcagatgaaGCATCATGTATACATGTCCCTCAATGGTAATAACATATAACAGTGGGAAAAAAAGTACATGAGAATCAAAATGCCCCCAAAATACTAGTTCTTGATTTTCATGGTCGCTTCTCTACTGAGCTgctacttgagtaactgtataTCATCTATCGTTTCATCTGCGAACTCAGAGATACTGCAAACCCTTTATTTCCACTGTGCCACGACATACAGATGCCGTAAACTTGAACTAATTTCACAGTATTTCTTTGGCCATGAAGGAGTTGTAACAAGTACCTGGCTGTATTCTGACGACGTCGGGCTGACTTCCGTGGATGCTACCGCCGTGCTGACTGACGGGGGGGCTGGGTTTGTCCCCGTTGACCTTGGGTTCGACCTTCAGCCTGTCCAGGCTGCCCAGACTCTCGCGCTCGCTGGCGGACAGCGGTTCTCCCGGCCACTTCGGTTTGGGCTTCGGCATGAGAGGCGGCTTTTCCCGCGGTACTCTGTTAACTGTAACCGGATCTAGAGGCGAGGGAATGATAGAAACGTCAGAATAACATCACCTGAAAGTTCacatgtgttggtagaagtcagtctgaatcaaagttgaactgtaattaccagttgacacaaaaattggacttatccAAATTTATTATCATAGTCCAatctttgtgttggcaattgcagttaaaTTTTGATTCAGTCAGAATAACATGGTGGAACGCtcagagcccccccccccccccccattgacAGTATTGTAGGATCAGAATGATGGAAAATTCCATTGTcttgtttatttgcataattggtcatttgacagatggtcactgtaGAATGGAGACAGGATTCTTACTGCTTAGGTAAATGGGAAAAATTTCTAAGGGAccacttgtacatgtttgacgGGATTTTAAGACTGAGGAAGGAAATTTTCACCTTTTGGAGTACTGTGAAGTGGTCCGTGAACTGGCGGTTTTAGATGTTCTGCaaaagaaacaagcaaacagtgTCAACAaagcaataacaacaacaaaagatgcaTTCCATTCATTTTCACTTTCCATTTTCCAAACAAACTCTCGTACCTATGGTGGCCTGAACAATCACGCGTATACGCGAGACGCTTTTCaaattggaattttttttcgCGGAACAGATCAGATCCATCTGCTGGCATGCTGCTTGGGCCatgcactgtacatgtgttatgtCAGAGTtagaaagaaaagcaacagtaaTACAAGTAAGCTCAGACTCAACATCTATTTCGATTTCACAGCCATTGAAGCAACAATAAAAAATGGGTGATTTCTTCTAAAAAATGAAGTTTTGGAGACGTTAAATAAATGCAAAAGGCTTGCACTACAGAtatttttgattatttttttctttaaaatactagaaaaagaaaaattgttactgtagcTGATGGCTGAAAATCAACATGGACACTGCAGCAAAGAAAAGCTCTAGCATAGACATTGTCAGAGTTTCAAAGTTGGGCTGCGATAGACACTGAGTTTGACATGACCAGTGTTTGACTGAGACAGGCACAACTGTCAGCTAGAGTATCAGGTGAAATTTACATGTAGGCAAATGAACAGCAAATGAACAAGAACAGATTTTTGGATTCAGGCATGCCAAAAGgagagaaaaaagaagaaaaagttttCAGTTTGCCAACAGTAGGAATAAGTAGCAATCAGAGTTGGCAAGATTTTTGTATAAAGACCGGCTGCCTGGAATGTTGTACAGCATTGAAATATAGGTAAtacattcaactacatgtagatgattcAACAGTTACTGATGAAATATTAGCTGGTGAATGGGTGGACGACACAGCACACACAATACGTGTTAATGTGTTACGAGATGGGGAGACGATGTTAGCATGGTGAAAGCAAAATGTTAAAACTACAAAGGAGCCAAACGCGGGCTACGAAATCAGCGCTCTGCGTGGACATGACTACGGGATGATTCTCTAGCAAAGCGGTCCACAGTGCAGGCaggctaaagaaaaaaaagccatgGTTATGTGCGATTTGTTTAAAGAGAAGAGAAAGAATCCAACACCTCCTTTGCCGAGTTGAGCCTCCCTTTTCCCATCCCCGCTTTCCGCCACCATATCCGGCATATCTGCCATTGTTTGTGGATCTGGTACAAGCGAGAAGAACAGTTAGGACATCCACGGAGTGGCGCAGCAGAGAGTAGCAAAGCAAAGATGGTTCGACAAAAGTGGAAATAGAAATAGTCACAAATTTCACAGTGAAGCTcgggaaaaaaagacaaagattCAAGTAGAACAGCATGGGGGTGTGTTACTTTGCGACGCGTCTTTCGGGTCTTTCTGGAGAAACTCGTATTCGCTCTCTGAGTCCGAGCTTGACGAGGACGAGTAGAAATTCCCCGAGGCGCTCTTGGCGATCCCCTTGCGGCTGCCGGGTTTCTTAAGAATTTGTTTGAGTTCTTTCGCCGCGGAGGAGTCAGAGTTGGACTCTGAACCTTCGTCCGACATTCTCCTTTCTCGGCGCTCCCGGCTGGATTTCGAACTACGGCTCCGGGAGGACCGTGAACTTTTTGGAGACTTAAGGATTGGCCTGAGAGATTTGGGGGCGTCCTCCATTACGACCTCTAGGGATAAGTCTGGGGGGATTcaaggtcaacaacaacaaggtcaGCCACAACGGACATTCTGACCAGAGCAACTgaaacacaggcacacacattGCAAGGAGGAAATAAAGGGGTTTTGCACATGCACAGTAGTGAATTTCTGCGGCAGAAAAGCATTGTCACAGTGGCACAACCTTAACATGTAGTCAGTCTCAATACCCTTCCCTACAATCTACAATTCTTATTGCTGTTACTTAAAGTCCCACTTTCCAAACGATGGAGACAATTCAGCAACCGTTGAGAAACCAAAATGAGATTTTGTATGAACCTTAAAGGTTGCATTTACAGATTGAATGCTATCAGTGATGTGgaaataaaattgaaaagacagcaaaacacacaaaaccaacaaaatacaacttcttaccaatgaaattcgtttgaactaataaaataacatttttggTTCCTCAACAGTCATGGCCTCAGTGGAAAGGTGTATCGATGTAAGACCTCTATGTGTATGTTAACAGGGTCACAttgcatttacaatgtacacTGCATGATTAAGGTCATACCTAAGATCAACCAAGCTGCATCCGAATGCTCTGACCCCACAACTCATTGGCTCAGTTAACTATTCTTCAGACACACTTTTCCTTGAGAAATTGATAATTTTAAAAATTACAATTATATTTATCCTGCttgtataaatgaataaatgtacagATGCCAACTTTCAGGCAATTTATAGTACTTTTTTGGCATCTTGCGGGTCTGAAAAATGCACTTTTTACTAATTTCAGCAACTCCAGAAATGCCTCCAACTTTGCGTGCCACTGATGAGATGCTAGAACATCCCTGACATTCAACAGTTTAGCATGATGGCACGTCTCCCAGATTAAAACTTGATAATAACTGTCCTCACAACTCATAACAAGGACATGAATGTTTTGTCAACAAAAGCCTTTTCATGAGGCAACACGGAATACATTGTCATCCTGCTCCCAAGATAGTcgtcaacaaataaacaaaaccatTTCATCAATATAACTCGTCAAAGCTGTTGTAACATCGGCAACCTCAATAGTATGCAATGTTAATGCCATAATTTCTAAGTCTTGACTATAATCTGATATGTGACAGAATAATTCTTTGAAGAAGTCACTGCAATTTAGGGCATACATGAATGGCTGTAGTGTCAGAGCTAATTGTGTGACGAACCAGTGCTGGTTAGGTCTATAtggtacaactacatgtatcttgagTCCTGAAAATATAGTGTTTAACATATTAAACTAACTGAAAATCACGAAACTTGAATATGTATCCTTGTTTGACTACTATACGACAGAATAGATTCAACCGTGAATTTTAAACACAGTGAAAACCAACTTTTCCCTCCTTttctgtgaaataaaaccaccacaaatgaAAGTAAATATATTTGCAGCTGAAAGCAAAA contains the following coding sequences:
- the LOC136434502 gene encoding hepatocyte nuclear factor 1-alpha-like translates to MKHRPDSRLSHHQHNNNNNNMQPSHDVLHMQNGSSGTTGLDLRRFVNSTADQGYDTGAPPANDSPVSCGENMDTAADMQEIDEEVEQLLRIPQDDLALLISDYLDRHNVKQSTIADQAKLGKAHLSVFLRGKERMRGYKRRQLITWFVRHRRLSPQNGAFPCVGNHLFLRGPLRGPRKRRFTWPMEALNILEKFYETNPYPSVHDYQIIIASLEPVGCSPTPDQVRFWYQNRRRKDESSVIVQRRKLVRGYGDDMLLSPVTTVPSAYSHSVNTFQTPTGTGHSDPESVLIRAMPLPTSASLVQPITQLQQQVTMVTTATPNHHSPTMASPNHHQSPTVSSVQPRITMPLTARRKAPVMAPVLPGTTTGATAPPNVPRQNGIDSLLTVPAVGNHLGTTSSHQQPRLTSPKPSNPPAAPKQSTTTPTTPASTTTVSNPQAQAADLSMTAAACAILSQASPLMTIADYMQQMQQMQLDMLKKQLLDQLSQNAPIDLSSKKLADASTQTEGKCVIIKEEKDPYQQIQ